From Senegalia massiliensis, a single genomic window includes:
- a CDS encoding NAD(P)/FAD-dependent oxidoreductase — MYDVTIIGSGIIGTFIARELSKYKLKILLLDKENDVSKGATRANSAIIHGGYDARESTLMAKFNALGNPMFDKVCKELKVPFKRIGSLVVAFDNDQMQTIKKLYEQGVKNGIPDMQILLGSEIRRMEPNINRKVVGGLYSKTAGIIGPWELAIALTENAMENGVELSLDTEIKDIHKTGKNYRLISNKGEIDTKHVINCAGVYADKINDMVSSKSFTIIPRRGEYYVLDKGTGTDFINTVIFQCPTKRGKGVLLAPTVHGNMLIGPNAENIKDKEGIETTIEGLEFVKNVSNISAEDIPFHKNIRTFAGLRAHPETGDFIIGEAQDAKGFINVAGIKSPGLSSSPAIAEHVVKLILNISKEIELKTDFNPIRKKPTVFMELGDKEKNQLIKKDSRYGRIICRCEMITEGEIVEAINRNAGATTVDGIKRRVRPGAGRCQGGFCGPRVVEILSRELNIAYEEVLKDNNNSNILVGETNKGKEAYSYE, encoded by the coding sequence ATGTATGATGTGACGATAATAGGTTCAGGAATAATAGGAACTTTTATAGCACGGGAACTATCAAAATATAAATTAAAAATATTACTTTTAGATAAAGAAAATGATGTATCTAAAGGAGCTACAAGAGCAAATAGTGCTATAATTCATGGTGGATATGATGCTAGGGAAAGCACACTTATGGCAAAATTTAATGCCTTGGGAAATCCAATGTTTGATAAAGTTTGTAAAGAACTAAAAGTTCCTTTTAAAAGAATAGGTTCATTAGTAGTAGCTTTTGATAATGATCAAATGCAAACAATTAAGAAACTATATGAACAAGGAGTAAAGAATGGAATACCTGATATGCAGATTTTATTAGGCTCAGAGATTAGAAGAATGGAGCCAAATATTAATAGGAAAGTAGTTGGAGGATTATATTCTAAAACAGCTGGTATAATAGGTCCTTGGGAGCTAGCTATAGCTCTTACGGAAAATGCTATGGAAAATGGCGTAGAGCTTTCGTTAGATACAGAAATAAAAGATATACATAAAACAGGGAAGAACTATAGATTAATATCTAATAAGGGAGAAATAGATACTAAACATGTGATAAATTGTGCAGGAGTATATGCAGATAAAATTAATGACATGGTATCATCAAAATCTTTTACTATAATTCCAAGAAGAGGTGAGTATTATGTATTGGACAAAGGTACAGGTACAGATTTTATTAATACAGTTATATTTCAGTGTCCTACTAAACGAGGAAAAGGAGTATTATTAGCACCTACTGTCCATGGGAATATGTTAATAGGCCCTAATGCTGAGAATATTAAGGATAAAGAAGGTATAGAAACTACAATTGAAGGATTGGAATTTGTAAAGAATGTATCTAATATAAGTGCAGAAGATATACCATTTCATAAGAATATTAGAACTTTTGCTGGACTTCGTGCCCACCCCGAGACAGGAGATTTTATTATAGGAGAAGCCCAAGATGCTAAAGGATTTATAAATGTAGCAGGAATTAAATCACCAGGATTATCTTCATCTCCAGCAATTGCAGAACATGTGGTTAAATTAATATTAAATATATCTAAAGAAATAGAATTAAAAACAGATTTTAATCCTATTAGAAAAAAGCCTACAGTATTTATGGAATTAGGAGATAAAGAAAAAAATCAATTAATAAAAAAAGATAGTAGATATGGCAGAATTATCTGTAGATGTGAAATGATAACTGAAGGTGAAATAGTGGAAGCCATAAATAGAAATGCAGGAGCTACTACTGTTGATGGCATAAAACGTAGAGTTAGACCAGGAGCTGGAAGATGTCAAGGAGGATTTTGTGGTCCTAGAGTAGTAGAAATATTATCTAGAGAATTAAATATAGCTTATGAAGAAGTTCTAAAAGATAATAATAATTCTAATATTTTAGTTGGTGAGACAAATAAAGGAAAGGAGGCATATAGTTATGAATAA
- a CDS encoding MIP/aquaporin family protein produces the protein MAMYLAEFLGTLILILLGDGVVANVVLKKSKGENSGWIVIATGWGLAVAMAVYVTGWISGAHINPAVTVALAAIGDFSWDLVPGFILAQVIGAFCGAVLVYLTYKNHFDATDDKNGKLGVFATIPEIKNIKWNIVSEIIGTAMLLIGILGIGHGNNNTGALGALLVGFLVWSIGLSLGGPTGYAINPARDLGPRIAHALLPIKDKRDSDWGYGWVPVVAPIIGGVLGAFIYKFFLNMWM, from the coding sequence ATGGCTATGTATTTAGCAGAGTTTTTAGGGACTTTAATACTTATATTACTAGGTGATGGTGTAGTGGCAAACGTTGTCTTGAAAAAAAGTAAAGGAGAGAATAGTGGTTGGATAGTTATAGCTACTGGTTGGGGTTTAGCTGTAGCTATGGCTGTTTATGTAACTGGATGGATAAGTGGAGCACATATAAATCCAGCTGTTACAGTTGCATTGGCTGCAATAGGTGATTTTTCATGGGATTTAGTTCCTGGGTTCATATTAGCACAAGTTATAGGTGCTTTTTGTGGAGCAGTTTTAGTATATTTAACTTATAAAAATCATTTTGATGCTACTGATGACAAAAATGGTAAATTAGGAGTATTTGCAACAATACCAGAGATTAAAAACATAAAATGGAATATAGTATCAGAAATAATAGGTACAGCTATGTTATTAATAGGTATTTTAGGTATAGGTCATGGAAACAACAATACTGGTGCACTAGGTGCATTGTTAGTAGGTTTTCTAGTATGGTCAATAGGACTAAGTTTAGGTGGACCAACTGGATATGCTATAAATCCTGCTAGAGATTTAGGACCAAGAATTGCTCATGCTTTATTGCCTATAAAAGATAAAAGAGATTCAGACTGGGGATATGGTTGGGTACCTGTAGTAGCACCTATTATAGGTGGAGTATTAGGAGCATTTATATATAAATTCTTTTTAAATATGTGGATGTAA
- a CDS encoding FeoA family protein: MNDKYINLNKLPIGAIGRVKKVTSSGNTRRRMLDLGLINNTIVKSLRKSPLGDPIAYEIRGAVIALRSEESTHIYVEKIEN, translated from the coding sequence ATGAATGATAAATATATAAATTTAAATAAATTGCCTATTGGAGCCATTGGAAGAGTTAAGAAAGTAACTTCAAGTGGAAACACAAGAAGAAGAATGCTAGATTTAGGGCTTATAAATAATACTATAGTTAAATCACTTAGAAAAAGTCCTTTAGGCGACCCAATAGCATATGAAATTCGAGGAGCTGTAATTGCTTTAAGAAGTGAAGAATCTACTCATATATATGTAGAAAAAATAGAGAATTAA
- the glpK gene encoding glycerol kinase GlpK gives MDKKYILAFDQGTTSSRAILFDHEGKIVKTAQKEFTQIYPKSGWVEHDPMEIWGTQSGVAREVLETAGVRPEEVAGIGITNQRETTVVWDKNTGKPIYNAIVWQCRRTANICDKLKEKGLTEYIKNTTGLVVDAYFSGTKIKWILDNVEGAREKAEKGDLLFGNIDTWLIWNLTRGKVHVTDYSNASRTMIYDIKNLKWDDKLLDELDIPKSMLPEVRQSSEVYGHTDPKTFGGAKIPIAGIAGDQQAALFGQACYEKGMAKNTYGTGCFMLMNTGSDMVLSDNGLLTTIAWGVDGKVEYALEGSIFIGGAVVQWLRDELKLISDAADSEYFASKVEDSGGVYVVPAFVGLGAPYWDMYARGTIVGLTRGTNKNHIIRASLESIAYQTRDVLDAMQVDSGINLQKLKVDGGAVANNFLMQFQSDILSVPVERPEITETTALGAAYLAGLAVGFWKDKKEIAEKWKCDKEFNPNMDNEIKENYYKGWKKAIRRSEKWEEVE, from the coding sequence ATGGATAAAAAATATATTCTAGCTTTTGATCAAGGTACAACTAGTTCTAGAGCAATTTTATTTGATCATGAAGGAAAAATAGTAAAGACAGCTCAAAAAGAATTTACTCAAATATATCCTAAGTCAGGATGGGTTGAACATGATCCTATGGAAATATGGGGTACACAATCTGGAGTAGCAAGAGAAGTTTTAGAAACAGCAGGAGTAAGACCAGAGGAAGTTGCTGGAATAGGAATTACAAATCAAAGAGAAACAACTGTTGTTTGGGATAAAAATACTGGTAAACCTATTTATAATGCTATAGTTTGGCAATGTAGGAGAACAGCAAATATATGTGATAAATTAAAAGAAAAAGGATTAACTGAATATATAAAGAATACTACAGGACTTGTAGTAGATGCGTATTTTTCTGGTACAAAAATAAAATGGATATTAGATAATGTTGAAGGGGCTAGAGAAAAAGCAGAAAAAGGGGATTTATTATTTGGAAATATTGATACTTGGTTAATATGGAATTTAACACGTGGAAAAGTTCATGTAACTGATTACAGTAATGCCTCAAGAACAATGATTTATGATATAAAAAATTTAAAGTGGGATGATAAATTACTTGATGAATTAGATATTCCTAAATCAATGCTTCCTGAAGTGAGACAATCAAGTGAAGTATATGGTCACACAGACCCAAAAACTTTTGGTGGAGCTAAGATACCAATAGCAGGTATAGCAGGAGACCAACAAGCAGCATTATTTGGTCAGGCATGCTATGAAAAAGGTATGGCTAAAAACACTTATGGTACTGGATGCTTCATGTTAATGAATACTGGTAGCGATATGGTATTATCAGATAATGGATTACTTACAACAATAGCTTGGGGAGTAGATGGTAAGGTTGAATATGCTCTTGAAGGAAGTATATTCATTGGTGGAGCAGTAGTTCAATGGTTAAGAGATGAATTGAAGCTTATATCTGATGCAGCAGATAGTGAATATTTTGCATCTAAAGTAGAAGATTCTGGTGGAGTATATGTAGTTCCTGCCTTTGTTGGTTTAGGAGCACCATATTGGGATATGTATGCTAGAGGTACAATAGTAGGGCTTACTAGGGGTACAAATAAAAATCATATAATTAGAGCTTCTTTAGAGTCTATAGCTTATCAAACTAGAGATGTTTTAGATGCTATGCAAGTAGATTCTGGAATAAATCTACAAAAATTAAAAGTAGATGGAGGAGCAGTAGCGAACAATTTCTTAATGCAATTCCAATCTGATATATTATCAGTTCCAGTAGAAAGACCTGAGATTACAGAAACTACAGCTTTGGGAGCTGCATATTTAGCAGGACTTGCAGTAGGTTTCTGGAAAGATAAAAAAGAAATCGCTGAAAAATGGAAATGTGATAAAGAATTTAATCCTAATATGGATAATGAAATAAAAGAAAATTATTATAAAGGTTGGAAGAAGGCTATAAGAAGAAGTGAAAAGTGGGAAGAAGTAGAATAG
- a CDS encoding NAD(P)/FAD-dependent oxidoreductase, translated as MNKIELVIIGGGPAGLAAAIEANENGIEDILVIERDRELGGILQQCIHNGFGLQVFNEELTGPEYAHRFIKQLKEKDIDYKIDTMVLDIDKNKNIKAINREDGFMQIQAKAIILAMGCRERTRGALAIPGKRPAGILTAGSAQRYINMEGYMVGKKAFILGSGDIGLIMARRLTLEGAEVLGVAEIMPYSGGLNRNIVQCLDDYDIPLFLSHTIIDIKGKDRLEGVWVAKVDEKRKTIKGTEKYYECDTLLLSVGLIPENELSSNIGLEFDNTTSGPIVNESMETSVEGIFACGNVVHVHDLVDFVTEESRRAGKFAAKYIKGEIKYIDRKIKTTSGNGIKYIIPHHIRYENLDSKLKLFTRVTDVYKNIYIQIKSDNKTIYKKKERQLTPGEMEMISLDKEKIPSDTQNIIVELLEEL; from the coding sequence ATGAATAAAATAGAATTAGTAATAATAGGGGGAGGGCCTGCAGGTCTTGCAGCTGCTATAGAGGCTAATGAAAATGGAATAGAAGATATATTAGTTATAGAAAGAGATAGAGAGTTAGGTGGTATACTACAGCAATGTATTCATAATGGATTTGGTTTACAAGTTTTTAATGAAGAGTTGACAGGGCCAGAATATGCACATAGATTTATAAAACAACTAAAAGAAAAAGATATAGATTATAAAATTGATACAATGGTTTTAGATATAGACAAAAACAAAAATATAAAAGCAATAAATAGAGAAGATGGATTTATGCAAATACAAGCTAAAGCTATAATACTTGCTATGGGTTGTAGAGAAAGAACAAGAGGAGCACTTGCAATACCTGGGAAAAGACCTGCTGGTATATTAACAGCAGGAAGCGCACAAAGATATATTAATATGGAAGGATATATGGTAGGTAAAAAAGCCTTTATATTAGGATCTGGAGATATAGGGTTAATTATGGCAAGAAGACTTACTTTAGAGGGAGCTGAAGTTTTAGGAGTAGCTGAAATAATGCCTTATTCAGGAGGGCTTAATAGAAATATAGTTCAATGTCTTGATGATTATGATATACCTTTATTTCTAAGTCACACTATAATTGATATAAAAGGAAAGGATAGATTAGAAGGTGTATGGGTAGCAAAAGTTGATGAAAAAAGAAAAACTATCAAAGGAACTGAAAAATATTATGAATGCGATACATTATTATTATCAGTAGGGCTTATACCGGAAAATGAATTGTCAAGTAATATAGGGTTAGAATTTGATAATACAACATCAGGTCCTATAGTAAATGAATCTATGGAAACTTCTGTAGAAGGTATATTTGCTTGTGGTAATGTAGTTCATGTTCATGATTTAGTAGATTTTGTTACAGAAGAAAGTAGAAGAGCTGGAAAATTTGCAGCTAAATATATTAAAGGGGAGATTAAATATATAGATAGAAAAATAAAAACTACTTCTGGAAATGGAATAAAGTATATAATTCCTCATCATATAAGATATGAAAATTTAGATAGTAAATTAAAGTTATTTACTAGAGTAACTGATGTTTATAAAAATATATATATCCAAATAAAATCTGATAATAAAACTATATATAAGAAAAAAGAAAGACAATTAACACCAGGGGAAATGGAGATGATAAGTTTAGATAAAGAAAAGATACCTTCTGATACCCAAAATATAATAGTAGAATTGTTGGAGGAATTATAA
- a CDS encoding permease, producing the protein MFIFEFINSQLLKMDWLSDLVRIFVEDIFNLSISTKLGNSIHFFIYDVIKIFILLSILIFSISYIQSFFPPERTRRILGRFNGIKANILAALLGTVTPFCSCSSIPLFIGFTSAGLPIGVTFSFLISSPLVDLASVILLASIFNWQIAISYVVVGIILAVIGGGIISKMNLEKYVEPFVFNNPVYNNGEEDLSTKERLEFSKNQVIDIINKVWLYILIGVGIGAAIHNYIPQSFISAVLGKENWYSVIIASFVGIPMYADIFGTLPIAEALVAKGVGLGTALAFMMSVTALSFPSMVMLSKVVKKKLLGLFIVIVTIGILIIGYLFNIFGYLLI; encoded by the coding sequence GTGTTTATATTTGAGTTTATAAATTCACAATTATTAAAGATGGATTGGCTTTCTGATTTAGTTAGAATTTTTGTTGAAGATATATTTAATTTGAGTATATCAACAAAGTTAGGTAATAGTATACATTTTTTCATATATGATGTAATTAAGATATTTATATTGTTATCTATTTTAATTTTTTCAATTTCATATATTCAATCTTTTTTTCCACCTGAAAGAACTAGGAGAATATTAGGTAGATTTAATGGGATAAAAGCTAATATTTTAGCAGCACTTTTAGGAACTGTAACTCCATTTTGTTCTTGTTCATCAATACCACTTTTTATAGGTTTTACAAGTGCAGGTCTGCCTATAGGGGTTACATTTTCATTTCTAATATCTTCTCCACTTGTAGATTTAGCATCAGTTATATTACTTGCTAGTATATTTAATTGGCAGATTGCCATTAGTTATGTTGTTGTTGGAATAATACTTGCTGTAATTGGCGGCGGAATTATAAGTAAAATGAATTTAGAAAAATATGTTGAACCTTTTGTATTTAATAATCCTGTTTATAACAATGGAGAAGAAGATCTTAGTACAAAAGAAAGACTGGAATTTTCTAAAAATCAGGTTATAGATATAATAAATAAAGTATGGTTATATATACTAATTGGAGTAGGTATAGGAGCTGCTATTCATAATTATATACCTCAGAGTTTCATATCTGCTGTACTTGGAAAAGAAAATTGGTATTCTGTAATAATTGCATCATTTGTAGGAATTCCTATGTATGCAGATATATTTGGAACTTTACCTATTGCAGAAGCATTAGTTGCTAAAGGAGTGGGGCTTGGAACAGCCTTGGCATTTATGATGAGTGTTACTGCTTTATCTTTTCCTTCAATGGTTATGCTTTCAAAGGTTGTAAAAAAGAAGCTTTTAGGATTATTTATAGTTATAGTAACAATAGGCATATTAATTATAGGTTATTTATTTAATATTTTTGGATATTTATTAATATAA
- a CDS encoding arsenate reductase ArsC, with protein sequence MKKKVAFLCVHNSCRSQMAEAWSKKLGNDIMEVYSAGTEEYHEVKPKAVSVMEEVGIDMKDHYPKLLKDIPQKIDILITMGCNVVCPYVPNSHNEDWGLEDPSGGPIEDFRETREVIRRKVEDLINRINENEI encoded by the coding sequence ATGAAAAAGAAAGTTGCATTTTTATGTGTTCATAATTCATGTAGATCTCAAATGGCTGAAGCCTGGTCTAAAAAATTAGGTAATGATATAATGGAAGTCTACTCTGCAGGAACGGAAGAGTATCATGAAGTTAAGCCTAAAGCAGTATCAGTAATGGAAGAAGTGGGAATAGATATGAAAGATCACTATCCAAAGTTATTAAAAGATATTCCACAAAAAATTGATATATTAATTACTATGGGATGTAATGTAGTGTGTCCTTATGTTCCTAATAGTCATAATGAAGACTGGGGATTGGAAGATCCATCAGGAGGACCTATAGAAGACTTTAGAGAAACTAGAGAAGTAATTAGAAGAAAAGTAGAAGATTTAATAAATAGAATTAACGAAAATGAAATATAG
- a CDS encoding DUF1667 domain-containing protein — MDNKRITCIVCPIGCSLLIEKDEERQEGYRVSGNKCKRGESYAIKEMKNPTRIITSTVKIKGGLLERLPVKTKDAIPKDKIFEIMDFINQVTVTAPINVGDIIIKNIGDTGVDLVSTRDMK; from the coding sequence ATGGATAATAAAAGAATAACTTGTATAGTATGTCCTATAGGATGTAGTTTGCTTATAGAAAAAGACGAAGAGAGGCAAGAGGGGTATAGAGTAAGTGGAAACAAATGCAAAAGAGGCGAGTCTTATGCTATAAAAGAAATGAAAAATCCCACACGTATTATTACATCAACTGTAAAAATAAAAGGTGGGTTATTAGAAAGACTTCCAGTAAAGACAAAAGATGCAATTCCTAAAGATAAGATATTCGAGATTATGGATTTCATAAATCAGGTTACTGTAACAGCTCCTATAAATGTAGGAGATATTATAATAAAAAATATAGGAGATACAGGAGTAGATTTAGTATCAACTAGAGATATGAAATAA
- the arsB gene encoding ACR3 family arsenite efflux transporter, translating to MQKKEVLKSGISFFERYLTVWVALCMAIGIGIGVYFPGIPNLLSKFEYANVSIPVAILIWLMIYPMMLKVDFHSIKKVKETPKGLIITWISNWLIKPFSMYLIASFFLNIVFKDFISSELAKEYLAGAVLLGAAPCTAMVFVWSHLTRGNPAYTLVQVATNDLIILMAFVPIVAFLLGIGDISIPWNTLFLSVVLFVVIPLVAGWLSRFIITKNKGQEYFEKVYIPKFSNITIIGLLLTLIIIFSFQGETIVDNPIDIALIAVPLIIQTFFIFFIAYLWAKVWKLPHNIAAPAGMIGASNFFELAVAVAISLFGLESGATLATVVGVLVEVPIMLTLVKIANNTKSWFVYDR from the coding sequence ATGCAAAAAAAAGAAGTTTTGAAATCAGGCATAAGCTTTTTTGAAAGGTATCTTACAGTTTGGGTAGCTTTATGTATGGCGATAGGAATTGGTATAGGAGTATATTTTCCTGGAATTCCAAATCTATTAAGTAAATTTGAGTATGCAAATGTCTCTATACCAGTAGCAATACTTATATGGTTAATGATTTATCCAATGATGCTAAAAGTTGACTTTCATAGTATTAAAAAAGTTAAAGAAACACCTAAAGGACTTATTATTACATGGATATCTAATTGGCTTATTAAGCCTTTCTCTATGTATTTAATAGCAAGTTTTTTTCTTAATATAGTATTTAAAGATTTTATATCATCTGAGTTAGCAAAAGAATACTTAGCAGGAGCTGTACTTTTAGGAGCAGCCCCTTGTACTGCAATGGTATTTGTTTGGAGTCATTTGACCAGAGGTAATCCTGCATATACATTGGTACAAGTAGCTACAAATGATTTAATTATATTAATGGCATTTGTTCCAATAGTTGCATTTTTATTAGGAATAGGAGATATATCAATTCCTTGGAATACTTTATTTTTATCTGTAGTATTATTTGTAGTTATTCCTTTAGTAGCAGGTTGGTTGTCAAGATTTATTATAACTAAAAATAAAGGCCAAGAATACTTTGAAAAAGTTTATATTCCTAAATTTAGTAATATCACTATTATAGGACTATTATTAACACTTATAATAATATTCTCTTTTCAAGGTGAAACAATTGTGGATAATCCTATTGATATAGCTCTTATAGCTGTACCACTTATAATTCAAACATTTTTTATTTTCTTTATAGCCTACTTATGGGCGAAAGTTTGGAAGTTACCACATAATATAGCAGCTCCAGCTGGAATGATAGGTGCATCTAACTTTTTTGAATTAGCTGTTGCAGTAGCAATTTCATTGTTTGGGCTAGAATCAGGAGCAACACTGGCAACTGTAGTAGGTGTACTTGTTGAAGTTCCAATTATGCTTACACTTGTTAAAATAGCAAATAATACTAAAAGTTGGTTTGTTTATGATAGATAA
- a CDS encoding thioredoxin family protein — MKIKVLGSGCAKCDKVVDNVKEAVKELNIDAEVEKVTEVQEIMKYGVMKTPALVIDEKVVSSGKLNKTKEIIKYIEKER; from the coding sequence ATGAAAATTAAAGTTCTAGGTTCAGGATGTGCAAAATGTGATAAGGTTGTAGATAATGTAAAGGAAGCTGTAAAAGAATTAAACATTGATGCAGAAGTTGAAAAAGTAACTGAAGTTCAAGAAATTATGAAGTATGGAGTAATGAAAACTCCTGCGCTTGTTATAGATGAAAAAGTTGTATCAAGTGGAAAATTAAATAAAACGAAAGAAATAATTAAATATATAGAAAAGGAGAGATAG
- a CDS encoding ArsR/SmtB family transcription factor: protein MEKGYIDYALMLKALSDPTRVKIFDMISYGELCACELLEQFNISQPTLSYHMKILSEANLINSRKDGKWMKYCLNKQSINMLRDFFDEIDNRGSL, encoded by the coding sequence ATGGAAAAAGGTTATATAGATTATGCTTTAATGCTAAAAGCATTAAGTGATCCTACAAGAGTAAAAATTTTTGATATGATTTCATACGGAGAGCTTTGTGCCTGTGAATTATTAGAGCAATTCAATATATCTCAGCCAACTCTTTCCTATCATATGAAAATATTATCTGAAGCTAACCTTATTAATAGTAGAAAAGATGGGAAATGGATGAAATACTGTTTAAATAAACAAAGTATAAATATGTTAAGGGATTTCTTTGATGAGATAGATAATAGGGGGAGTTTATAG